One genomic window of Comamonas antarctica includes the following:
- a CDS encoding glutathione S-transferase family protein — protein MITVHHLNHSRSQRILWLLEELGLDYEIKRYERDPETKLAPPELKAVNPLGKSPVIEDGALVLNESGAIVDYLIRRHGQGRLQPDPATAAYDEYIKWLHFAEGSAMLPFMLNLYVGRLGEAGKPLHPRIASELANFLGYIDGALRDTPYLMGAELSGADIQLSFIGELAKTQRMDAPYPHLQAWLARLQARPAYQQAIARGGDYAYGK, from the coding sequence ATGATCACCGTCCACCATCTCAACCACTCGCGTTCGCAGCGCATTCTCTGGCTGCTCGAAGAACTCGGCCTGGATTATGAAATCAAGCGCTACGAGCGCGACCCGGAAACCAAGCTGGCCCCGCCCGAGCTCAAGGCCGTCAATCCGCTGGGCAAGTCACCGGTGATCGAGGACGGTGCGCTGGTGTTGAACGAGTCGGGCGCGATCGTCGACTATCTGATCCGCCGCCATGGCCAGGGCCGGCTGCAGCCCGATCCGGCGACGGCGGCGTACGATGAGTACATCAAGTGGCTGCACTTTGCCGAAGGCTCGGCCATGCTGCCGTTCATGCTCAACCTGTATGTCGGCCGGCTGGGCGAAGCCGGCAAGCCGCTGCACCCGCGCATCGCGTCGGAACTGGCGAATTTCCTCGGCTATATCGATGGCGCGTTGCGCGACACCCCCTACCTGATGGGCGCGGAGCTCAGCGGTGCCGACATTCAGCTGAGCTTCATTGGTGAACTCGCCAAGACGCAGCGCATGGATGCCCCCTATCCGCATCTGCAGGCCTGGCTGGCGCGCCTGCAGGCCCGGCCGGCCTACCAGCAAGCCATTGCGCGCGGCGGTGACTACGCATACGGCAAGTAG
- the glf gene encoding UDP-galactopyranose mutase — translation MAHIAIVGAGFSGAVLAQELGRAGHRVEVFDARAHVAGNCHTARDAKTQVMLHTYGPHIFHTSNQRVWDYIQQFGTFMPFVNRVKAITGGRVFSLPLNLLTINQFLGQTFSPAQARAFFAGIAEQGTGTPANFEEQALALMGRELYEAFFKNYTLKQWGMAPTELPASILKRLPMRFNYDDNYYNSQYQGIPRDGYTAIVENLLDLPNVSLHLGTRFARAQAAGYDQVFCSGPIDAWFGYDEGRLGYRTLDFVREDHADDYQGNAVINYCDLSVPWTRISEHKHFAPWEQHADTVVFKEYSRLCEGDDTPYYPIRLVAEKALLAHYVQRARRERNVTFVGRLGTYRYIDMHVTIAEALDVAQHYAQSLAAGVPPGSFVVDPLG, via the coding sequence CGGCGCCGTACTGGCCCAGGAACTGGGCCGGGCGGGCCACCGCGTCGAGGTCTTCGATGCGCGCGCGCATGTGGCTGGCAACTGCCATACCGCGCGCGACGCAAAGACCCAGGTGATGCTGCACACCTACGGCCCGCATATCTTCCACACCAGCAACCAGCGGGTCTGGGACTACATCCAGCAGTTCGGCACCTTCATGCCCTTCGTCAACCGCGTCAAGGCCATCACGGGCGGGCGCGTGTTCTCGCTGCCGCTGAACCTGCTGACCATCAACCAGTTCCTGGGCCAGACCTTCTCGCCCGCGCAGGCGCGCGCCTTCTTTGCCGGGATTGCCGAGCAGGGCACGGGCACGCCGGCGAACTTCGAGGAGCAGGCGCTGGCGCTCATGGGGCGGGAGCTGTACGAGGCGTTCTTCAAGAACTACACGCTCAAGCAGTGGGGCATGGCACCGACCGAGCTGCCGGCCAGCATCCTCAAGCGCCTGCCGATGCGCTTCAACTACGACGACAACTACTACAACAGCCAGTACCAGGGCATACCGCGCGACGGCTACACGGCCATCGTCGAGAACCTGCTGGACCTGCCTAACGTCAGCCTGCACCTGGGCACGCGCTTCGCGCGCGCGCAGGCGGCCGGCTACGACCAGGTGTTTTGCAGCGGTCCGATCGACGCCTGGTTCGGCTATGACGAAGGCCGGCTCGGCTACCGCACGCTGGACTTCGTGCGCGAGGACCATGCGGACGACTACCAGGGCAACGCCGTCATCAATTATTGCGACCTGAGCGTGCCCTGGACGCGCATTTCCGAGCACAAGCATTTCGCGCCCTGGGAGCAGCATGCGGACACCGTGGTCTTCAAGGAATACAGCCGGCTGTGCGAGGGCGACGACACGCCGTATTACCCGATCCGCCTGGTGGCCGAGAAGGCGCTGCTGGCGCACTACGTGCAGCGCGCGCGGCGCGAGCGCAATGTCACTTTCGTCGGCCGCCTGGGCACCTACCGCTACATCGACATGCATGTGACCATTGCCGAGGCGCTCGATGTCGCACAGCACTATGCACAAAGCCTGGCCGCGGGCGTGCCGCCGGGGAGTTTCGTCGTCGATCCGCTGGGATGA